Proteins co-encoded in one Quercus robur chromosome 8, dhQueRobu3.1, whole genome shotgun sequence genomic window:
- the LOC126697028 gene encoding SPX domain-containing membrane protein At4g22990-like — MVAFGKKLRESQIQEWQGYYINYKLMKKKVKRYTEQIEVGTQNHHFVLKDFSRLLDYQIEKIVLFLLEKQGLLATRLSNLGEQHHALIQQSDGSRISELQEAYRAVGQELLRLLFFVEMNAIGIRKILKKFDKRFGCKFTDYYVKTRANHPYSQLRQVFKHVGFGAVVGAISHNLADLQDLQNNQGNYISIYDQPAFSHPDPVIDSIKSAVDRLSNSTNFLHFLGRHAFIMEEELPTPSEDECFEQRYHFMSLLLNLANTFLYMVNTYIIVPTADDYSLSLGAAATVCGVVIGSMAVAQVFSSVYFSAWSNRSYLRPLVFSSIILFVGNTLYALAYDLNSISVLLIGRLFCGLGSARAVNRRYISDCVPLKLRMQASAGFVSASALGMACGPALACLLQTKFKIYKLTFNEETLPGWLMALAWLVYLLWLWISFREPHCETKKNLVPNEANAGQLANVTVENGYTQPLLMKIEAKQQDEDEDQERDDAEEDSQEIHKPVTSIVVAYRLLTPSVKVQLFVYFMLKYAMEIVLAESSVITGYYFIWPISRVAIFLACLGLTVLPVNIIVGKYMTNIFEERQVLLASEIMVCIGILLSFHIFNPYSVPQYVGSALITFVSAEVLEGVNLSLLSRCMSSRLSRGTYNGGLLSTEAGTLARVIADGTITLSGYLGESKLLNSTLLPALLICVSSIIATCCTYNSLY; from the exons ATGGTTGCCTTTGGAAAGAAGCTGAGAGAGTCACAAATTCAAGAATGGCAGGG ATACtacattaattataaattaatgaagaaaaaagtcAAGCGATACACAGAACAAATTGAGGTTGGAACACAAAATCACCATTTTGTTCTGAAGGACTTCTCAAGACTGCTAGATTATCAG ATCGAAAAAATTGTCCTGTTCCTGCTGGAAAAACAAGGACTGCTTGCTACCAGGTTATCCAATCTTGGAGAGCAGCACCATGCTCTTATACAACAGTCAGATGGATCAAGAATATCTGAATTGCAAGAAGCATATAGAGCAGTTGGACAAGAACTTTTGAGGCTTCTCTTTTTTGTTGAGATGAATGCTATTGGTATACGTAAGATATTGAAAAAGTTTGATAAGAGGTTTGGCTGTAAGTTCACTGACTACTATGTCAAAACTCGTGCAAATCATCCTTACTCCCAGTTGCGACAAGTTTTTAAGCATGTG GGTTTCGGCGCTGTTGTTGGAGCCATATCTCACAATCTCGCAGACCTTCAAGACCTTCAAAACAATCAGGGGAACTATATTTCAATATATGATCAACCTGCTTTTTCCCACCCG GATCCTGTCATTGATTCTATTAAATCAGCTGTAGACAGGTTATCAAACTCAACAAATTTCCTTCACTTCTTGGGAAGACATGCATTTATTATGGAGGAGGAATTACCAACTCCATCTGAAGATGAGTGTTTTGAACAAAGATATCATTTTATGTCACTTCTCTTGAACTTGGCAAACACATTTCTGTACATGGTCAACACATACATCATAGTCCCAACAGCAGACGACTACTCCTTGAGCCTTGGAGCTGCAGCAACTGTCTGTGGTGTTGTGATTGGGTCTATGGCTGTTGCTCAGGTGTTTTCTTCCGTTTACTTTAGTGCATGGTCTAATAGATCATACTTGAGACCACTTGTGTTTAGTAGCATCATCCTTTTTGTGGGAAATACATTATATGCACTGGCTTATGATCTTAATTCAATATCCGTTCTTCTGATCGGTCGCCTGTTCTGTGG GTTAGGTTCTGCAAGAGCTGTTAACCGGCGCTATATCAGTGATTGTGTACCATTGAAATTGCGAATGCAGGCTTCTGCAGGTTTTGTTAGCGCAAGTGCGCTTGGAATGGCGTGTGGTCCTGCTCTTGCTTGTTTACTTCAGACAAAATTTAAGATTTACAAACTCACCTTCAATGAAGAAACTTTACCTGGTTGGCTTATGGCTCTTGCATGGCTTGTCTACTTATTGTGGTTATGGATTTCATTTAGAGAGCCCCATtgtgaaactaaaaaaaatcttgtgCCGAACGAAGCTAATGCGG GACAATTAGCAAATGTTACTGTAGAGAATGGTTATACACAACCATTGCTAATGAAAATAGAAGCTAAGCAacaagatgaagatgaagaccAGGAACGTGATGATGCTGAAGAAGATTCTCAGGAAATTCACAAACCTGTCACTTCAATTGTGGTGGCATATAGATTACTTACACCATCAGTCAAG GTTCAACTGTTTGTGTATTTCATGCTCAAATATGCCATGGAGATTGTACTTGCTGAATCAAGTGTCATCACtggatattattttatttggccAATCAGCAGAGTGGCAATCTTTCTTGCATGTCTTGGTCTAACAGTTCTTCCAGTAAACATCATTGTTGGAAAATATATGACCAACATCTTTGAAGAAAG GCAAGTTCTACTGGCATCTGAAATTATGGTGTGTATTGGAATCCTCCTAAGCTTCCACATATTCAACCCTTACTCTGTCCCTCAATATGTTGGCTCCGCCCTAATCACATTTGTGTCAGCTGAAGTCCTTGAAG GTGTGAACTTATCGCTCCTATCTCGTTGTATGTCATCAAGGCTTTCCCGAGGGACGTACAATGGTGGATTGCTTTCCACGGAAGCAGGGACACTGGCTCGTGTAATTGCAGATGGTACGATAACACTGTCTGGTTATTTGGGTGAGAGTAAACTATTGAATTCCACCTTACTTCCTGCACTCCTGATCTGTGTCTCATCCATCATTGCCACCTGCTGCACCTATAACTCTCTTTACTAA